The following proteins come from a genomic window of Streptomyces sp. GS7:
- a CDS encoding ATP-binding cassette domain-containing protein, whose translation MPGAIYAEGLVKTFGEVRALDGVDLDVPEGTVLGMLGPNGAGKTTAVRVLTTLLRPDRGTARVAGIDVLAHPDAVRRSIGLSGQFAAVDEYLTGRENLVMVGQLYQMSGRDARRRAGELLERFSLSDAADRIAKTYSGGMRRRLDLAAALVVSPPVMFMDEPTTGLDPRNRQALWDVIQELVAGGTTLLLTTQYLEEADRLAHDICVVDHGRVIARGTSDQLKARTGGERVEVVVHAPEHLTVADQVLRAFAKGEGTVEPHTRKLTIPVTGGAKLLAEVIRELDTRGVEIDDIGLRRPTLDDVFISLTGHTAEAADENGTDGDGDDAGRTAGEAGRKAGVK comes from the coding sequence ATGCCAGGCGCCATTTATGCCGAAGGCCTGGTGAAGACCTTCGGCGAAGTGCGGGCACTGGACGGCGTCGACCTCGACGTCCCCGAAGGAACCGTCCTCGGAATGCTCGGCCCGAACGGTGCGGGCAAGACCACCGCCGTACGGGTCCTGACGACCCTGCTCCGACCCGACCGGGGCACGGCACGGGTCGCCGGCATCGACGTCCTCGCGCACCCCGACGCGGTGCGCCGTTCGATCGGCCTGTCCGGCCAATTCGCGGCCGTGGACGAGTACTTGACCGGCCGGGAGAACCTGGTGATGGTCGGCCAGCTCTACCAGATGAGCGGACGCGACGCCCGGCGTCGGGCCGGTGAGCTGCTGGAGCGGTTCAGCCTCTCCGACGCCGCCGACCGCATCGCCAAGACCTACTCCGGCGGGATGCGCCGCCGGCTCGACCTCGCCGCCGCGCTGGTCGTCAGCCCGCCCGTGATGTTCATGGACGAGCCGACGACGGGCCTGGACCCGCGTAACCGCCAGGCGCTGTGGGACGTCATCCAGGAGCTGGTCGCGGGCGGCACCACCCTGCTGCTCACCACGCAGTACCTGGAGGAGGCCGACCGGCTGGCGCACGACATCTGCGTCGTCGACCACGGCAGGGTCATCGCCCGCGGCACCTCCGACCAGCTCAAGGCGCGCACCGGCGGCGAGCGGGTCGAGGTCGTGGTGCACGCCCCCGAGCACCTCACCGTCGCAGACCAGGTGCTGCGCGCCTTCGCCAAGGGGGAGGGCACGGTCGAACCGCACACCCGCAAGCTCACCATCCCGGTGACCGGCGGCGCCAAGCTGCTCGCCGAGGTGATCCGCGAACTGGACACCCGCGGGGTGGAGATCGACGACATCGGGCTGCGCCGCCCGACCCTCGACGACGTCTTCATCTCGCTGACCGGGCACACCGCCGAGGCGGCGGACGAGAACGGCACCGACGGGGACGGGGACGACGCCGGGCGTACCGCCGGCGAGGCCGGCAGAAAGGCGGGAGTGAAATGA
- the ilvA gene encoding threonine ammonia-lyase yields MADHTPGVPQGPTGSAPAAEEPLAGITVEDVREAHKLLSGVSRATAMEGSRYLSGLVGAPVHLKCENLQRTGSFKIRGAYVRIAGLSAQERAAGVVAASAGNHAQGVALAASLLGVRSTVFMPVGAPLPKVAATREYGAEVRLHGHVVDETLAAAQEYARQTGAVFIHPFDHRDIIAGQGTVGLEILEQCPEVRTVVVGVGGGGLAAGIALAVKALRPDVKVVGVQAAAAACYPPSLAAGHPVAVEPLTTMADGIKVGRPGDVPFGIVNALVDEVRTVSEDELSSALLLCLERAKLVVEPAGASPVAALLSAPRSFEGPVVAVLSGGNVDPLLMQRILRHGMAAAGRYLSLRLRLTDRPGALANLLGILSVVDANVIDVGHVRTDPRLGLTEVEVELHLETKGPVHCTEVRDALREAGYDVVAD; encoded by the coding sequence ATGGCCGACCACACGCCGGGTGTCCCGCAGGGGCCCACCGGATCCGCGCCCGCCGCCGAGGAACCGCTCGCCGGCATCACGGTCGAGGACGTACGCGAGGCGCACAAGCTGCTCTCCGGCGTCTCCCGCGCCACCGCCATGGAGGGCAGCCGCTATCTGTCCGGGCTGGTCGGCGCCCCGGTCCACCTCAAGTGCGAGAACCTCCAGCGCACCGGTTCGTTCAAGATCCGCGGCGCCTACGTACGCATCGCCGGGCTCAGCGCACAGGAGCGGGCGGCCGGTGTGGTGGCGGCCAGCGCGGGCAACCACGCGCAGGGGGTGGCGCTGGCGGCGTCCCTGCTGGGCGTCCGCTCGACGGTGTTCATGCCGGTCGGCGCCCCGCTGCCGAAGGTCGCGGCGACCCGCGAGTACGGCGCCGAGGTGCGGCTGCACGGCCATGTCGTCGACGAGACGCTGGCCGCCGCCCAGGAGTACGCCCGGCAGACCGGCGCGGTCTTCATCCACCCCTTCGACCACCGCGACATCATCGCCGGCCAGGGCACGGTCGGCCTGGAGATCCTGGAGCAGTGCCCGGAGGTGCGGACGGTCGTCGTCGGGGTCGGGGGCGGCGGGCTCGCGGCGGGCATCGCCCTCGCGGTCAAGGCGCTGCGGCCGGATGTGAAGGTCGTCGGCGTGCAGGCGGCGGCCGCGGCCTGCTATCCGCCCTCGCTCGCGGCCGGGCACCCGGTGGCCGTCGAGCCGCTGACGACGATGGCCGACGGGATCAAGGTCGGGCGGCCCGGCGATGTGCCGTTCGGGATCGTCAACGCCCTGGTGGACGAGGTCCGTACGGTCTCCGAGGACGAGCTGTCCAGCGCCCTGCTGCTCTGCCTCGAACGCGCCAAGCTGGTCGTGGAGCCGGCCGGCGCGAGCCCGGTGGCGGCGCTGCTCTCCGCGCCCCGCTCCTTCGAGGGGCCGGTGGTGGCGGTGCTCTCGGGCGGCAATGTCGACCCGCTCCTGATGCAGCGCATCCTCCGCCACGGCATGGCCGCCGCCGGCCGCTACCTCTCGCTGCGGCTGCGGCTGACCGACCGCCCTGGCGCCCTGGCCAACCTCCTCGGCATCCTGTCGGTCGTGGACGCCAACGTCATCGACGTCGGCCACGTCCGCACCGACCCGCGCCTGGGCCTCACCGAGGTCGAGGTCGAACTCCACCTGGAGACCAAGGGCCCCGTCCACTGCACGGAGGTCCGCGACGCGCTCCGCGAGGCGGGGTACGACGTCGTCGCGGACTGA